Proteins encoded by one window of Mangifera indica cultivar Alphonso unplaced genomic scaffold, CATAS_Mindica_2.1 Un_0028, whole genome shotgun sequence:
- the LOC123206234 gene encoding uncharacterized protein LOC123206234 — protein sequence MGCCFGKFSLRKAKISTEESTHVEDKLVISQASEIPTPIHLSNKISPSPPSPPSCASSVSSFTCSTGNTTESCSSISTASSVLSSKDRSFSNEFLWACVKENPHVVRINSIKEAALSLATSKVEAQMFGSPAKSFVAPTLISHSIPQRIKGSTPQKIVRLSENKPSTLVLRHQPRSPATLTRQKSFCMEPERQNSSYSLPSRPLRSPSPSRRFSTGDSNRGLLTNTHIESCSKRIVGAKLNGINSVSSSLRRENFRPASPSNKNSMGLRVCMRNRETCTYRIGSKIDEVAAKEAVAEQESECFPMEDIDNPLISLDCFIFL from the coding sequence ATGGGTTGTTGCTTCGGTAAATTCAGTCTTAGGAAAGCAAAAATTTCCACAGAAGAATCAACCCATGTTGAAGACAAGCTTGTCATCTCACAAGCTTCCGAAATTCCAACTCCAATTCATCTCTCAAACAAAATTTCCCCGTCACCTCCTTCACCCCCCAGTTGTGCTTCTTCTGTTTCTTCCTTTACTTGCAGCACAGGCAACACCACTGAATCATGCTCGTCAATCTCAACTGCTTCTTCCGTTTTGAGCTCCAAAGATAGATCTTTCTCCAATGAGTTTCTTTGGGCTTGTGTCAAGGAGAATCCACATGTAGTTCGCATTAATTCCATCAAGGAAGCTGCTCTTTCTTTAGCAACCTCTAAAGTTGAAGCTCAGATGTTTGGCTCGCCTGCTAAGTCATTTGTGGCTCCAACACTGATCAGCCACTCAATCCCACAAAGGATTAAGGGTTCTACACCACAGAAGATAGTCCGGCTATCAGAGAATAAACCAAGTACTCTTGTCCTGCGTCACCAGCCGAGATCACCAGCTACTTTAACTCGACAAAAGAGCTTTTGTATGGAGCCTGAGAGGCAGAATTCTTCGTATTCTTTGCCAAGTAGACCCTTGAGATCACCATCTCCCAGCAGGAGATTCAGTACTGGTGATAGTAACAGGGGATTATTAACAAATACCCATATAGAAAGTTGTTCAAAGAGAATAGTTGGTGCTAAGCTAAATGGAATAAATTCAGTTTCCTCTTCgctaagaagagaaaattttaggcCTGCGAGTCCAAGCAACAAGAATTCAATGGGATTGCGGGTTTGTATGAGGAATAGAGAAACATGCACTTATAGAATTGGTTCTAAAATTGATGAAGTTGCAGCCAAAGAAGCAGTTGCTGAGCAGGAGAGTGAGTGCTTTCCCATGGAGGACATTGATAATCCTCTTATCTCCCtggattgttttatttttctgtag